One Cucurbita pepo subsp. pepo cultivar mu-cu-16 chromosome LG20, ASM280686v2, whole genome shotgun sequence genomic window carries:
- the LOC111782552 gene encoding cationic amino acid transporter 1-like → MEQPNSNAGDGQGIRRRSCGCTKEDFLPEESFKSWGNYTKALKATPARLLDRLMARSAEHTELVEMKAQSQHEMKKSLTWWDLMWFGVGAVIGAGIFVLTGLETRRHAGPAVVLSYIISGVSAMLSVFCYTEFAIEIPAAGGSFAYLRVELGDFVAFVAAGNILLEYVIGGAAVARSWTSYFATLCNHQPNDFRIHVSVFAENYNRLDPIAVVLSIVICGFAVASTKGSSRLNYVASILHITVIVFIIIAGLTKANPKNLTPFAPFGPRGIFVASAVLFFSYVGFDAVSTLAEETKNPSRDIPIGLVTSMVIITLAYCILAATLCLMQPYQKIDEDAPFAMAFEAVGWGWAKYIVALGAIKGMTTVLLVSAVGQARYLTHIARTHMVSPWFAKVNERTGTPVNATASMLAATALIAFFTPLEIISNLLSISTLFIFMLVAVALIVRRYYVSGETTSSNRNKLIIYLFLIMGSSTATAIYWATSDEWIGFAVTAPIWFLSTLALWISVPQAKKPRVWGVPLVPWVPSISIAINFFLLGSIDAASFERFAIWTGILLVYYFLLGLHASYDTAMESKIQAAEESNSSV, encoded by the exons ATGGAGCAACCAAACAGTAACGCCGGTGATGGCCAAGGGATCAGAAGAAGATCCTGTGGCTGTACGAAGGAAGATTTTCTTCCAGAGGAGTCATTTAAGAGTTGGGGGAATTATACAAAAGCGCTGAAGGCGACACCAGCTCGCCTCTTGGACCGGCTCATGGCCCGGTCGGCCGAGCACACCGAACTTGTCGAGATGAAGGCTCAAAGCCAGCACGAGATGAAGAAGAGCCTCACGTGGTGGGACCTCATGTGGTTCGGCGTCGGTGCCGTCATCGGCGCCGGAATATTTGTCCTCACAGGTCTCGAGACTAGGAGACACGCCGGCCCTGCCGTCGTCTTGTCTTACATAATCTCCGGTGTCTCCGCCATGCTTTCCGTCTTCTGTTACACTGAGTTTGCCATCGAGATTCCGGCCGCCG gtggATCATTTGCCTACCTAAGGGTAGAACTAGGCGACTTCGTGGCATTCGTCGCTGCCGGCAACATCCTCCTTGAATATGTTATCGGCGGCGCTGCTGTAGCCCGTTCATGGACGTCATACTTTGCCACCCTTTGCAACCACCAACCAAATGATTTCCGCATCCATGTCTCTGTTTTTGCTGAAAACTACAACCGTCTCGACCCCATTGCCGTCGTCCTCAGTATCGTCATTTGTGGGTTTGCAGTGGCGAGCACTAAAGGCTCCTCCCGCCTCAACTACGTTGCCTCCATTTTACACATTACCGTGATTGTCTTCATCATCATTGCCGGGCTGACCAAAGCCAACCCCAAAAACTTAACTCCCTTTGCCCCCTTTGGCCCTCGCGGCATATTCGTAGCTTCTGCCGTGTTGTTCTTCTCATACGTTGGATTTGATGCTGTTTCAACATTGGCAGAGGAGACTAAGAATCCGTCTAGAGATATTCCTATTGGTCTTGTTACGTCCATGGTGATCATCACTTTAGCCTATTGTATTCTTGCGGCTACCCTCTGCCTCATGCAGCCTTACCAGAAGATTGATGAAGACGCACCATTTGCAATGGCTTTTGAAGCCGTTGGATGGGGTTGGGCTAAGTACATTGTTGCTCTCGGTGCTATAAAAGGCATGACCACTGTGCTGTTAGTCAGTGCGGTTGGTCAGGCGCGGTATCTCACGCACATTGCCAGGACCCACATGGTCTCCCCCTGGTTTGCCAAAGTCAATGAAAGAACCG GAACTCCAGTGAACGCAACAGCATCAATGCTGGCTGCAACAGCATTGATCGCCTTCTTCACACCCTTGGAGATAATCTCAAACCTTCTCTCAATTTCCAccctcttcatcttcatgctggTAGCCGTAGCCCTTATCGTCCGACGCTACTATGTCAGCGGCGAAACAACGTCGTCCAACAGAAACAAGCTCATAATCTACTTGTTTCTGATAATGGGATCTTCAACCGCAACTGCCATTTACTGGGCCACAAGCGATGAGTGGATCGGCTTCGCAGTAACCGCTCCGATATGGTTCCTCTCAACTCTAGCCCTATGGATCAGCGTCCCACAAGCCAAGAAGCCACGGGTGTGGGGCGTGCCACTGGTCCCATGGGTGCCTTCAATATCCATCGCCATaaactttttccttcttgggTCCATCGATGCAGCTTCATTTGAAAGGTTTGCGATCTGGACTGGGATTCTATTGGTTTACTATTTCTTGCTTGGGTTGCACGCTTCTTACGACACTGCCATGGAGTCGAAGATCCAAGCAGCAGAAGAAAGTAATAGCAGTGTGTGA
- the LOC111783399 gene encoding 30-kDa cleavage and polyadenylation specificity factor 30-like gives MEDSEGVLSFDFEGGLDAGPTNPAATSSLPIIQSDSSFLPAASAVSNSVAGAVGPAATADAPGAPTGNVGNRRSFRQTVCRHWLRSLCMKGDACGFLHQYDKSRMPICRFFRLYGECREQDCVYKHTNEDIKECNMYKFGFCPNGSDCRYRHAKLPGPPPPVEEILQKIQQLGSYNYGSSNKFFSQRGVGLSQQNEKSQIPQGPAPVTQGVLGNPSAAESADVQQPQAQQTAQQTSQTQTQGLSNGQPNQLNTTATSLPPGISRYFIVKSCNRENLELSVQQGVWATQRSNEAKLNEAFDSADNVILIFSVNRTRHFQGCAKMMTRIGGSVSGGNWKYAHGTAHYGQNFSLKWLKLCELSFQKTRHLRNPYNENLPVKISRDCQELEPSIGEQLASLLYLEPDGELMAVSVAAELKREEEKARGVNPGIGSENPDIVPFEDNEEEEEEDSEEEEEEESLGQSVGLPAQGRGRGRGIMWPPHMPMGRGPRPFHGMPGFPPGMMGPDGLPYGPVTPDGYPMPDMFGMAPRGFGPYGPRFPGDFMNPPAAMMFRGRPSQPGVMFPPGGFGMMMGQGRGPFMGGMGVPGPNPARPGRPMGVSPLYPPPALPSSQNINRAAKRDQRGGPGSDRNDRYITGPDQNKGQEIPRHDEEMQYKQSKTYPDEQYGLGTTSRNEESESEDEAPRRSRHGEGKKKRRGSEGGDATAISDE, from the exons ATGGAGGATTCCGAGGGCGTTCTCAGCTTCGATTTCGAGGGCGGCCTCGATGCCGGCCCCACTAACCCCGCCGCCACCTCCTCCTTACCCATAATCCAGTCAGATTCTTCTTTCCTCCCCGCCGCTTCCGCCGTCTCCAACTCCGTTGCCGGCGCCGTCGGTCCTGCTGCTACAGCTGATGCTCCTGGTGCCCCAACCGGCAACGTCGGGAATCGGAGGAGCTTCCGGCAAACGGTTTGCCGGCATTGGCTTCGAAGCCTCTGTATGAAGGGCGACGCCTGTGGCTTCCTTCACCAGTATGATAAGTCTCGGATGCCCATTTGCCGATTCTTCCGTCTCTATGGCGAGTGCCGTGAGCAGGATTGCGTGTACAaacataccaatgaagatattAAGGAGTGTAATAT GTACAAGTTTGGTTTCTGTCCAAATGGTTCTGATTGTCGATATAGGCACGCAAAGCTGCCTGGACCTCCACCTCCAGTGGAAGAAATCCTTCAGAAAATACAGCAATTAGGTTCATACAATTATGGTTCCTCAAACAAATTCTTTTCACAACGTGGAGTTGGCTTATCCCAACAGAATGAAAAATCTCAGATTCCTCAGGGTCCGGCCCCTGTTACTCAAGGAGTTTTAGGAAACCCTTCTGCAGCAGAATCTGCTGATGTCCAACAGCCGCAAGCTCAACAGACTGCACAACAAACCAGCCAGACTCAGACACAAGGTCTTTCTAATGGCCAGCCCAATCAACTAAACACAACTGCAACGTCTTTGCCTCCAGGAATATCTAG gtaCTTTATTGTTAAAAGTTGCAACCGCGAGAATTTGGAATTATCTGTACAACAAGGGGTATGGGCAACTCAAAGAAGCAATGAAGCCAAACTTAATGAAGCTTTTGATTCTGCTGATAAcgttattttgattttctcaGTCAATCGGACTCGGCATTTTCAG GGTTGTGCAAAGATGATGACCAGAATTGGTGGATCTGTCAGTGGAGGCAATTGGAAATATGCACATGGAACTGCACATTATGGGCAAAACTTTTCACTCAAATGGCTGaag TTATGTGAACTATCCTTCCAGAAAACTCGTCATTTGAGGAATCCATATAATGAAAACTTACCAGTAAAG ATCAGTAGAGATTGCCAAGAGCTAGAGCCCTCTATTGGTGAGCAGCTGGCTTCTTTGCTTTATCTTGAGCCAGATGGTGAACTCATG GCCGTCTCAGTAGCAGCAGAATTGAAACGAGAAGAGGAGAAAGCAAGGGGAGTTAATCCTGGCATTGGAAGTGAGAACCCAGATATTGTCCCGTTCGAGGATAacgaagaagaggaagaggaagacagtgaagaggaggaggaggaggagagccTTGGCCAGTCCGTTGGTTTACCAGCTCAGGGCAGAGGAAGGGGCAGAGGAATCATGTGGCCTCCACATATGCCAATGGGACGTGGTCCTAGACCCTTTCATGGAATGCCGGGTTTTCCACCTGGGATGATGGGTCCGGATGGGCTGCCTTATGGTCCTGTTACACCTGACGGATATCCCATGCCTGACATGTTTGGAATGGCTCCTCGTGGTTTTGGTCCATACGGTCCTAGGTTTCCCGGTGATTTTATGAATCCCCCAGCTGCTATGATGTTCCGTGGACGACCTTCTCAACCTGGGGTCATGTTCCCTCCTGGTGGATTTGGGATGATGATGGGTCAAGGACGTGGTCCCTTTATGGGTGGGATGGGGGTTCCTGGTCCTAACCCAGCTCGACCTGGTCGTCCTATGGGCGTGTCTCCGTTGTATCCACCTCCTGCATTACCGTCATCTCAAAACATCAATCGAGCTGCTAAGAGGGACCAAAGGGGAGGACCGGGTAGTGATCGGAATGATAGATATATTACAGGTCCAGACCAAAACAAGGGCCAGGAGATACCTAGACATGATGAAGAAATGCAATATAAGCAGTCAAAAACTTATCCTGATGAGCAATATGGGCTAGGAACCACCTCTAGGAATGAAGAAAGTGAAAGTGAGGACGAGGCACCTCGACGATCGAGGCATggagaagggaagaagaagcggAGAGGCTCGGAAGGAGGAGATGCAACTGCAATCTCTGATGAGTGA
- the LOC111783171 gene encoding homeobox-leucine zipper protein HOX32-like isoform X2 yields the protein MDTSKYVRYTPEQVDALERVYAECPKPSSLRRQQLIRECPILSNIEPKQIKVWFQNRRCREKQRKEASRLQTVNRKLTAMNKLLMEENDRLQKQVSRLVYKNGYMRQQLRTASGTTTDNSCESVVMSGQHHQQQNPTKHTQKDANNPAGLLAIAEETLAEFLSKATGTAVDWVQMIGMKPGPDSIGIVAVSRNCNGVAARACGLVSLEPTKVAEILKDRLSWFRDCRCVDVLSVMSTGNGGTIELLYMQTYAPTTLAAARDFWTLRYTTSLEDGSLVICERSLTSSTGGPSGPPSSSFVRAEMLPSGYLIRACEDGSLIHIVDHVDLDAWSVPEVLRPLYESTKILAQRRTVAALRYVRQIAHEASGEIQLGGGRQPAVLRTFSQRLSRGFNDAVNGFVDDGWSLMDSDGVEDVTVVVNSSPNKFIGSQYNQSLYPTFGGVLCAKASMLLQNVPPALLVRFLREHRSEWADYGVDAYSAACLKSSAYAVPCARPGGFPSGQVILPLAHTVENEEFLEVVRLEGHAMFPEEAALGGRDMYLLQLCSGVDESTVGSCAQLVFAPIDESFADDAPLLPSGFRVIPLESKTDASAATRTLDLASTLEVRPGSARPGGETDATNYNLRSVLTIAFQFTFENHMRDNVAAMARQYVRTVVASVQRVAMAIAPSQLGSQIGPKSLPSSPEALTLSQWITRSYRIHTGAELFQVESQSHDAILKQLWHHSDTILCCSVKTNASPVFTFANQAGLDMLETTLVALQDITLDKILEDAGRKILCSEFSKIMQQGFAYLPAGICISSMGRPVSYEQAIAWKVLNDDDVHHCLAFMFVNWSFM from the exons ATGGATACCAGCAAGTATGTGAGATATACACCTGAGCAAGTCGATGCATTAGAGAGGGTATATGCTGAATGCCCAAAGCCTAGTTCGTTGAGGAGACAACAACTCATTCGTGAGTGCCCCATTCTCTCTAATATTGAGCCCAAACAGATCAAAGTTTGGTTCCAAAATCGCAG ATGTCGTGAAAAGCAAAGGAAGGAAGCGTCTCGTCTTCAAACAGTTAATAGGAAGCTGACTGCGATGAACAAGCTGCTGATGGAAGAGAACGACCGTCTGCAGAAGCAGGTCTCTCGTTTGGTTTACAAGAACGGATACATGAGACAGCAACTGCGCACT GCATCTGGAACAACCACAGACAATAGCTGTGAGTCTGTGGTCATGAGTGGTCAACACCATCAACAGCAAAACCCAACTAAGCATACCCAAAAGGATGCTAATAACCCAGCTGG TCTTCTTGCAATAGCCGAGGAGACCTTGGCAGAGTTCCTTTCCAAGGCAACAGGAACCGCTGTCGACTGGGTTCAAATGATTGGGATGAAG CCTGGTCCGGATTCAATTGGGATTGTTGCTGTTTCTCGAAATTGCAATGGGGTAGCAGCACGAGCCTGTGGTTTAGTGAGTCTTGAGCCAACGAAG GTGGCCGAAATTCTCAAAGATCGTTTGTCGTGGTTTCGTGACTGCCGTTGTGTTGATGTATTAAGTGTAATGTCCACCGGAAATGGGGGGACCATAGAACTCTTGTATATGCAG ACATATGCACCGACAACCTTAGCAGCAGCACGTGACTTTTGGACTCTTCGATACACCACAAGCTTGGAAGATGGAAGCCTTGTG ATATGTGAGAGATCGTTAACGTCGTCTACTGGTGGCCCATCAGGGCCCCCTTCATCCAGTTTCGTGAGAGCTGAAATGCTTCCGAGCGGATATCTTATTCGAGCTTGTGAGGATGGTTCCCTTATTCACATTGTGGATCATGTTGATTTAGAT GCTTGGAGCGTTCCTGAAGTTCTTAGGCCACTTTACGAGTCGACAAAGATTCTAGCTCAGAGAAGGACTGTTGCT GCTTTACGCTACGTTCGGCAAATTGCTCATGAGGCGAGTGGAGAAATTCAATTGGGTGGCGGGCGCCAACCAGCTGTTTTAAGGACTTTCAGTCAAAGGCTCTCTAG GGGTTTTAATGATGCTGTAAATGGCTTTGTGGATGATGGTTGGTCGCTTATGGATAGCGATGGAGTCGAGGATGTGACGGTTGTTGTTAATTCATCTCCAAACAAATTCATCGGTTCGCAATATAACCAATCATTATATCCTACTTTTGGAGGTGTATTGTGTGCGAAGGCGTCGATGTTGTTGCAG AATGTGCCCCCTGCTTTGCTTGTTCGTTTCCTACGGGAGCATCGTTCAGAATGGGCTGATTATGGAGTCGATGCATACTCGGCCGCATGTCTTAAATCCAGTGCATATGCTGTTCCATGTGCGAGACCCGGTGGCTTCCCTAGTGGTCAGGTCATTTTACCACTTGCGCATACCGTTGAAAACGAAGAG TTCTTGGAGGTCGTTCGGTTAGAGGGTCATGCTATGTTCCCTGAAGAAGCTGCGTTAGGTGGGCGGGATATGTATTTATTGCAG CTGTGTAGCGGGGTTGATGAAAGTACAGTCGGTTCCTGCGCTCAGCTTGTATTTGCACCTATCGACGAATCATTTGCCGACGATGCTCCCTTACTACCGTCTGGTTTTCGTGTCATACCATTGGAGTCCAAAACA GATGCGTCTGCAGCTACTCGAACTTTGGATTTGGCTTCTACTCTAGAAGTCCGTCCTGGATCTGCCCGCCCAGGCGGTGAAACCGATGCTACAAACTACAACCTCAGGTCTGTCTTGACTATTGCATTCCAATTCACTTTTGAGAACCACATGCGGGATAATGTGGCTGCTATGGCGAGACAATATGTGCGAACGGTTGTGGCATCAGTTCAGAGGGTTGCCATGGCTATCGCCCCCTCGCAACTTGGCTCCCAAATCGGTCCAAAAAGCCTCCCTAGCTCCCCAGAGGCTCTCACGTTGTCCCAATGGATCACGCGAAGCTACAG GATCCACACAGGGGCAGAGCTCTTTCAGGTTGAATCCCAGTCTCATGATGCTATCTTGAAGCAGCTTTGGCACCACTCAGATACAATCTTGTGCTGCTCTGTTAAAACTAAT GCGTCTCCTGTGTTCACATTTGCGAACCAAGCCGGGCTTGACATGCTTGAAACTACGCTCGTAGCTCTTCAAGATATAACGCTTGACAAGATCCTTGAGGATGCTGGTAGGAAGATACTGTGCTCTGAATTCTCCAAGATAATGCAACAG GGATTTGCATACCTTCCAGCAGGGATATGCATATCGAGTATGGGCAGGCCGGTGTCGTATGAACAGGCGATTGCCTGGAAAGTTCtgaatgatgatgatgttcaTCACTGTTTGGCTTTCATGTTTGTTAACTGGTCATTTATGTGA
- the LOC111783171 gene encoding homeobox-leucine zipper protein HOX32-like isoform X1, with product MALAMHRDSLNKQMDTSKYVRYTPEQVDALERVYAECPKPSSLRRQQLIRECPILSNIEPKQIKVWFQNRRCREKQRKEASRLQTVNRKLTAMNKLLMEENDRLQKQVSRLVYKNGYMRQQLRTASGTTTDNSCESVVMSGQHHQQQNPTKHTQKDANNPAGLLAIAEETLAEFLSKATGTAVDWVQMIGMKPGPDSIGIVAVSRNCNGVAARACGLVSLEPTKVAEILKDRLSWFRDCRCVDVLSVMSTGNGGTIELLYMQTYAPTTLAAARDFWTLRYTTSLEDGSLVICERSLTSSTGGPSGPPSSSFVRAEMLPSGYLIRACEDGSLIHIVDHVDLDAWSVPEVLRPLYESTKILAQRRTVAALRYVRQIAHEASGEIQLGGGRQPAVLRTFSQRLSRGFNDAVNGFVDDGWSLMDSDGVEDVTVVVNSSPNKFIGSQYNQSLYPTFGGVLCAKASMLLQNVPPALLVRFLREHRSEWADYGVDAYSAACLKSSAYAVPCARPGGFPSGQVILPLAHTVENEEFLEVVRLEGHAMFPEEAALGGRDMYLLQLCSGVDESTVGSCAQLVFAPIDESFADDAPLLPSGFRVIPLESKTDASAATRTLDLASTLEVRPGSARPGGETDATNYNLRSVLTIAFQFTFENHMRDNVAAMARQYVRTVVASVQRVAMAIAPSQLGSQIGPKSLPSSPEALTLSQWITRSYRIHTGAELFQVESQSHDAILKQLWHHSDTILCCSVKTNASPVFTFANQAGLDMLETTLVALQDITLDKILEDAGRKILCSEFSKIMQQGFAYLPAGICISSMGRPVSYEQAIAWKVLNDDDVHHCLAFMFVNWSFM from the exons ATGGCTCTTGCTATGCATAGAGATTCCTTGAATAAGCAAATGGATACCAGCAAGTATGTGAGATATACACCTGAGCAAGTCGATGCATTAGAGAGGGTATATGCTGAATGCCCAAAGCCTAGTTCGTTGAGGAGACAACAACTCATTCGTGAGTGCCCCATTCTCTCTAATATTGAGCCCAAACAGATCAAAGTTTGGTTCCAAAATCGCAG ATGTCGTGAAAAGCAAAGGAAGGAAGCGTCTCGTCTTCAAACAGTTAATAGGAAGCTGACTGCGATGAACAAGCTGCTGATGGAAGAGAACGACCGTCTGCAGAAGCAGGTCTCTCGTTTGGTTTACAAGAACGGATACATGAGACAGCAACTGCGCACT GCATCTGGAACAACCACAGACAATAGCTGTGAGTCTGTGGTCATGAGTGGTCAACACCATCAACAGCAAAACCCAACTAAGCATACCCAAAAGGATGCTAATAACCCAGCTGG TCTTCTTGCAATAGCCGAGGAGACCTTGGCAGAGTTCCTTTCCAAGGCAACAGGAACCGCTGTCGACTGGGTTCAAATGATTGGGATGAAG CCTGGTCCGGATTCAATTGGGATTGTTGCTGTTTCTCGAAATTGCAATGGGGTAGCAGCACGAGCCTGTGGTTTAGTGAGTCTTGAGCCAACGAAG GTGGCCGAAATTCTCAAAGATCGTTTGTCGTGGTTTCGTGACTGCCGTTGTGTTGATGTATTAAGTGTAATGTCCACCGGAAATGGGGGGACCATAGAACTCTTGTATATGCAG ACATATGCACCGACAACCTTAGCAGCAGCACGTGACTTTTGGACTCTTCGATACACCACAAGCTTGGAAGATGGAAGCCTTGTG ATATGTGAGAGATCGTTAACGTCGTCTACTGGTGGCCCATCAGGGCCCCCTTCATCCAGTTTCGTGAGAGCTGAAATGCTTCCGAGCGGATATCTTATTCGAGCTTGTGAGGATGGTTCCCTTATTCACATTGTGGATCATGTTGATTTAGAT GCTTGGAGCGTTCCTGAAGTTCTTAGGCCACTTTACGAGTCGACAAAGATTCTAGCTCAGAGAAGGACTGTTGCT GCTTTACGCTACGTTCGGCAAATTGCTCATGAGGCGAGTGGAGAAATTCAATTGGGTGGCGGGCGCCAACCAGCTGTTTTAAGGACTTTCAGTCAAAGGCTCTCTAG GGGTTTTAATGATGCTGTAAATGGCTTTGTGGATGATGGTTGGTCGCTTATGGATAGCGATGGAGTCGAGGATGTGACGGTTGTTGTTAATTCATCTCCAAACAAATTCATCGGTTCGCAATATAACCAATCATTATATCCTACTTTTGGAGGTGTATTGTGTGCGAAGGCGTCGATGTTGTTGCAG AATGTGCCCCCTGCTTTGCTTGTTCGTTTCCTACGGGAGCATCGTTCAGAATGGGCTGATTATGGAGTCGATGCATACTCGGCCGCATGTCTTAAATCCAGTGCATATGCTGTTCCATGTGCGAGACCCGGTGGCTTCCCTAGTGGTCAGGTCATTTTACCACTTGCGCATACCGTTGAAAACGAAGAG TTCTTGGAGGTCGTTCGGTTAGAGGGTCATGCTATGTTCCCTGAAGAAGCTGCGTTAGGTGGGCGGGATATGTATTTATTGCAG CTGTGTAGCGGGGTTGATGAAAGTACAGTCGGTTCCTGCGCTCAGCTTGTATTTGCACCTATCGACGAATCATTTGCCGACGATGCTCCCTTACTACCGTCTGGTTTTCGTGTCATACCATTGGAGTCCAAAACA GATGCGTCTGCAGCTACTCGAACTTTGGATTTGGCTTCTACTCTAGAAGTCCGTCCTGGATCTGCCCGCCCAGGCGGTGAAACCGATGCTACAAACTACAACCTCAGGTCTGTCTTGACTATTGCATTCCAATTCACTTTTGAGAACCACATGCGGGATAATGTGGCTGCTATGGCGAGACAATATGTGCGAACGGTTGTGGCATCAGTTCAGAGGGTTGCCATGGCTATCGCCCCCTCGCAACTTGGCTCCCAAATCGGTCCAAAAAGCCTCCCTAGCTCCCCAGAGGCTCTCACGTTGTCCCAATGGATCACGCGAAGCTACAG GATCCACACAGGGGCAGAGCTCTTTCAGGTTGAATCCCAGTCTCATGATGCTATCTTGAAGCAGCTTTGGCACCACTCAGATACAATCTTGTGCTGCTCTGTTAAAACTAAT GCGTCTCCTGTGTTCACATTTGCGAACCAAGCCGGGCTTGACATGCTTGAAACTACGCTCGTAGCTCTTCAAGATATAACGCTTGACAAGATCCTTGAGGATGCTGGTAGGAAGATACTGTGCTCTGAATTCTCCAAGATAATGCAACAG GGATTTGCATACCTTCCAGCAGGGATATGCATATCGAGTATGGGCAGGCCGGTGTCGTATGAACAGGCGATTGCCTGGAAAGTTCtgaatgatgatgatgttcaTCACTGTTTGGCTTTCATGTTTGTTAACTGGTCATTTATGTGA